A genomic window from Candidatus Kouleothrix ribensis includes:
- a CDS encoding PDZ domain-containing protein, with protein sequence MPLPWLIAGIVAACAWCSLLSGLGGWIMGRDLAGREQQALYETEIAQQKDLPPLGVLVTRLDRTGPAARVGIQRGDMIVAIDGKHVQDARDLRELLRVLRSGDTVRLTLLRDTGGEADLSLTLDPFPGDTRRPYLGVYYTARGDEPADL encoded by the coding sequence ATGCCACTGCCATGGCTGATCGCCGGCATTGTGGCGGCGTGCGCCTGGTGTAGCCTGCTCAGCGGCCTGGGCGGCTGGATCATGGGCCGCGACCTGGCCGGGCGCGAGCAGCAGGCGCTCTACGAGACCGAGATCGCGCAGCAGAAGGATCTGCCGCCGCTGGGCGTGCTGGTGACGCGGCTCGACCGCACCGGGCCGGCCGCGCGCGTGGGCATCCAGCGCGGCGATATGATTGTGGCGATCGACGGCAAGCATGTGCAAGATGCGCGCGATCTGCGCGAGCTGCTGCGCGTGCTGCGCTCGGGCGATACCGTGCGCCTGACGTTGCTGCGCGATACCGGCGGCGAGGCCGATCTTTCACTCACGCTCGATCCATTCCCTGGCGATACCCGCCGCCCATACCTGGGCGTCTATTATACGGCGCGTGGCGATGAGCCGGCCGATCTGTAG